CAATTTACTGCGGGCCGAAGAACATGGGTTACCTCTGTTAAAGGACAACTCCCACGTTCACCCACTTGTCCGCAGTTCGGGAACACGATCCGTGTCGGGAGTTGGCGATGCGGCAAGTGTAGCGGCGCTCTATGAGCGTCGTACAAATCCGGCGGTTACGAGAATTGATTCAATCCACATTTAGAACTTCAGAGGAATTGCGGAAATCTGAAATTGGATGATTTCGTTGTCTATCGTATCTCTCGGAAAGATGGCTGTACCCACGTGAAGCCAATCGAAATCGATGCAAACGATTATGACATTTATGAATGCTGGGAGGCTGGGCTATCTGTTCCAGACCAGGCGCAGTTTCTACATCCCGCAGACCGATCAGCTCAGTCGACGGGCCGCAAAGCCGCAAAGACTGATTCGTTGCAGTTGGCGACGGCGAACAGTTCTGATCAGGCAATCCATCGGGCAAGACTTTGGAAGTCCATTCCGGCACAGAATTCCATTTTGTTCCCCACATAATTCCGTTGAGCAAACGGATTTTGTTGCCAACGATGTTGTTCCAGACATCAATCCACATTATGACTACGACACAACACGAAAAGGCGTTGCGATTTCAGGAACTGCATCGAGGGTCCGGCGCGTTCTTGATCCCCAACCCGTGGGATGCCGGCTCCGCGCGTCTGTTGGCCGGTTTGGGCTTTGAGGCATTCGCCACGTCGAGCGCCGCTGCGGCGGGTGTTCTCGGGCGGCGCGATGGCCGGATGACGCGAGACGAGTCGCTGGCGAACGCGCGAATGATCGTTGAGGCGACTGACCTGCCGGTGGCTGCGGACCTGGAACATG
The Candidatus Angelobacter sp. genome window above contains:
- a CDS encoding isocitrate lyase/phosphoenolpyruvate mutase family protein, which encodes MTTTQHEKALRFQELHRGSGAFLIPNPWDAGSARLLAGLGFEAFATSSAAAAGVLGRRDGRMTRDESLANARMIVEATDLPVAADLEH